One window from the genome of Lysobacter helvus encodes:
- a CDS encoding SIMPL domain-containing protein: MRPLLSPLVLAIALASGTAMTAHAQTAAPGYAIPADGTLLNVSAQAESKRVPDVATVSAGVVTQAADANAAMRANAVQMDKVMAAIRAAGIAERDIQTAGISIQPQYRYAENQPPVITGYQASNTVNLKVRDIGKLGKVLDALVANGANQVNGPNFEVDQPEPAYDEARIAALHKAQARAETYAKAMGLRVRRIVSISEGGGFPQPPMPMMAMRAQSMAKDTAVSPGETTLSVSLDVVFELGR, translated from the coding sequence CTGCGTCCCCTGCTCTCTCCCCTCGTGCTCGCCATCGCCCTTGCTTCCGGTACCGCCATGACCGCCCACGCCCAGACCGCCGCCCCCGGCTACGCCATCCCCGCCGACGGCACCCTGCTCAACGTCTCCGCGCAGGCGGAGTCCAAGCGCGTGCCCGACGTCGCCACGGTGTCCGCCGGCGTCGTCACGCAGGCCGCCGACGCCAACGCCGCGATGCGCGCCAACGCCGTGCAGATGGACAAGGTGATGGCGGCCATCCGCGCCGCGGGCATCGCCGAGCGCGACATCCAGACCGCCGGCATCTCGATCCAGCCGCAGTACCGCTACGCCGAGAACCAGCCGCCGGTGATCACCGGCTACCAGGCCAGCAACACCGTCAACCTCAAGGTCCGCGACATCGGCAAGCTCGGCAAGGTGCTCGATGCGCTGGTGGCCAACGGCGCCAACCAGGTGAACGGCCCGAACTTCGAAGTCGACCAGCCGGAACCGGCCTACGACGAAGCCCGCATCGCCGCGCTGCACAAGGCACAGGCGCGCGCCGAGACGTATGCCAAGGCCATGGGCCTGCGCGTGCGCCGCATCGTGAGCATCAGTGAAGGCGGTGGCTTCCCCCAGCCGCCGATGCCGATGATGGCGATGCGCGCGCAATCGATGGCGAAGGACACCGCGGTGTCGCCGGGCGAGACCACGCTGTCGGTCAGCCTTGACGTCGTCTTCGAACTCGGACGCTGA
- the holA gene encoding DNA polymerase III subunit delta: protein MSELRPDRLAAQLAAEPLRPAYLVAGPEALVVLEAADAIRAAAREQGIGDREVFDIEGRDPDWDSLSAAFNAPGLFATRRVVEVRMPTGKPGKEGAEVFTEFAANPPPDVVLLVTCADWSRQHGGKWSEALGRIGHQVIAWPIKPHELPDWIERRLRARGLRADRDAVQALAERVEGNLLAAAQEIDKLALLADGNTIDLARMQALVSDSARYDVFRLVDAAMNGEGAQVSRMLHGLRSEGEAVPALLGMVCMELQRAAALSRVQARGGNLNAEFKAQRIWDSKQAAYTRALQRHDAARWERFAAEAGRVDRIAKGRPRWGQDPMDAWIALERVLLAVANPKAMRLLG, encoded by the coding sequence ATGAGCGAACTCCGGCCGGACCGGCTCGCGGCGCAACTGGCGGCCGAGCCCCTGCGGCCCGCGTACCTCGTCGCCGGGCCCGAAGCCCTCGTCGTCCTCGAAGCTGCCGACGCCATCCGCGCCGCCGCGCGCGAGCAGGGCATCGGCGATCGCGAAGTGTTCGACATCGAAGGCCGCGATCCCGACTGGGATTCGTTGTCCGCCGCGTTCAATGCGCCGGGCCTGTTCGCGACGCGCCGCGTCGTCGAAGTGCGCATGCCCACCGGCAAACCGGGCAAGGAAGGCGCGGAAGTCTTCACCGAATTCGCGGCCAATCCGCCGCCCGACGTCGTGCTGCTGGTCACCTGCGCCGACTGGAGCCGCCAGCACGGCGGCAAGTGGAGCGAAGCGCTGGGCCGCATCGGCCACCAGGTGATCGCCTGGCCGATCAAGCCGCACGAATTGCCCGACTGGATCGAACGCCGCCTGCGCGCGCGCGGCCTGCGCGCCGATCGCGACGCGGTGCAGGCGCTGGCCGAACGCGTCGAAGGCAACTTGCTCGCCGCCGCGCAGGAAATCGACAAGCTGGCGTTGCTCGCCGACGGCAACACGATCGACCTGGCGCGGATGCAGGCGCTGGTGTCGGATTCGGCGCGCTACGACGTGTTCCGCCTCGTCGATGCAGCGATGAACGGCGAGGGCGCGCAGGTGTCGCGCATGCTGCACGGGCTGCGGTCCGAAGGCGAAGCGGTGCCCGCCTTGCTCGGCATGGTGTGCATGGAATTGCAGCGCGCCGCGGCGCTCTCGCGCGTGCAGGCGCGCGGCGGCAACCTCAACGCGGAGTTCAAGGCGCAACGCATCTGGGATTCGAAGCAGGCCGCGTACACGCGCGCGTTGCAGCGGCATGACGCCGCGCGCTGGGAACGCTTCGCCGCCGAAGCCGGGCGCGTGGATCGCATCGCGAAGGGGCGCCCGCGCTGGGGCCAGGATCCGATGGATGCGTGGATCGCGCTCGAACGCGTGCTGCTTGCCGTCGCCAATCCCAAAGCGATGCGGTTGCTGGGCTGA
- the nadD gene encoding nicotinate-nucleotide adenylyltransferase, producing MTPLMLCYGGTFDPVHTGHLAIARAVRDAMHADVFLLPAADPPHKGPTHADAKQRARMLELAVQGEPGLHVDRRELRRAGPSYTFDTLRELRDEVGPHVPIAWIVGGDSVFELAAWHRWRELFDLAHLLAIARPGAPIERDVLAARAPAVQAELEPRWCLPGQLHSMPAGGFAEFPLPQARPESSTELRRRIAAGDPRWPDWVPPPVADFIREHRLYDGRARDADAFTPAAENGPV from the coding sequence GTGACGCCGCTGATGCTCTGCTACGGCGGCACGTTCGATCCGGTGCACACCGGCCACCTCGCGATCGCCCGCGCGGTGCGCGATGCGATGCACGCCGATGTCTTCCTGCTGCCCGCCGCCGATCCGCCGCACAAGGGACCGACGCACGCCGACGCCAAGCAACGCGCGCGCATGCTCGAACTGGCGGTGCAGGGCGAACCCGGCTTGCACGTCGACCGGCGCGAACTGCGCCGCGCCGGCCCGTCGTACACCTTCGACACCCTGCGCGAATTGCGCGACGAGGTCGGCCCGCACGTGCCCATCGCCTGGATCGTCGGTGGCGACTCGGTGTTCGAACTCGCCGCCTGGCACCGCTGGCGCGAACTCTTCGACCTTGCGCACCTGCTGGCCATCGCGCGCCCGGGCGCCCCGATCGAACGCGATGTGCTGGCCGCCCGCGCCCCCGCGGTGCAGGCCGAACTCGAACCGCGCTGGTGCCTGCCGGGCCAGCTGCATTCCATGCCGGCCGGCGGGTTCGCGGAATTCCCGCTGCCGCAGGCCCGGCCGGAGTCCTCGACCGAGCTGCGCCGGCGCATCGCGGCCGGCGACCCCCGCTGGCCCGACTGGGTGCCACCGCCGGTGGCGGACTTCATCCGGGAACACCGCCTCTACGACGGCCGGGCCCGGGATGCCGACGCATTCACGCCAGCGGCCGAGAACGGGCCCGTATAA
- a CDS encoding energy transducer TonB, with the protein MGHTLVHAPRFAQLGQLAERPSPARIAAYAAVIALHVAAFALLMLPMAAPVPETREDLFTDVVLIPKKKPDVVPVTPPPPVPHPVTVTTRNVAPHPVDPPVVTDDSTPMSDPYVETTPTEEVVTVPPAIDTTPIADAQLVYASAPPPSYPKEEERRRIGGTVLLKVLVDVDGKPIDVAIQSSSGNRRLDDAARKQVLTRWTFKPAMRGGVAVQAIGLVPINFTVR; encoded by the coding sequence ATGGGTCACACGCTCGTCCACGCTCCCCGCTTCGCACAGCTCGGCCAGCTCGCCGAGCGCCCGAGTCCCGCCCGCATCGCCGCGTACGCCGCCGTCATCGCACTGCACGTCGCGGCGTTCGCCTTGTTGATGTTGCCGATGGCGGCGCCGGTGCCGGAGACACGCGAAGACCTCTTCACCGACGTCGTCCTCATCCCGAAGAAGAAGCCCGACGTCGTCCCGGTCACGCCGCCCCCGCCGGTCCCGCATCCGGTCACGGTCACGACGCGCAACGTCGCCCCGCACCCGGTCGATCCGCCGGTGGTCACCGACGACAGCACCCCGATGTCCGACCCGTACGTCGAAACGACGCCCACCGAAGAAGTCGTCACCGTCCCGCCCGCGATCGACACCACGCCGATCGCCGACGCGCAGCTCGTCTACGCCAGCGCACCGCCGCCGAGCTATCCGAAGGAAGAAGAACGCCGCCGCATCGGAGGCACGGTGCTGCTGAAAGTGCTGGTGGACGTGGACGGCAAGCCGATCGACGTGGCGATCCAGTCGAGCAGCGGCAACCGCCGTCTCGATGACGCCGCGCGCAAGCAGGTCCTGACGCGCTGGACGTTCAAGCCGGCGATGCGCGGCGGCGTGGCGGTGCAGGCGATCGGGCTGGTCCCGATCAACTTCACGGTGCGCTAG
- the rsfS gene encoding ribosome silencing factor — translation MTTAAQVIKTRLPNPPPPTDVLLQHVRNAVEELKAKDVVEIDVRGKTSVTDHLVIASGTSTRHVKSIADEVVRHAKKLDCMPLGVEGEREAEWVLVDLGDVVVHVMLPRVREFYALERLWTVGDQPPEEQDDALASGRSA, via the coding sequence TTGACCACTGCCGCCCAAGTCATCAAGACCCGTCTTCCCAACCCGCCGCCGCCGACCGACGTCCTGCTGCAACACGTGCGCAACGCCGTCGAAGAACTCAAAGCGAAGGATGTCGTCGAGATCGACGTCCGCGGCAAGACCAGCGTCACCGACCACCTGGTGATCGCCTCCGGCACCTCCACGCGCCACGTCAAGTCGATCGCCGACGAAGTCGTGCGCCACGCCAAGAAGCTCGACTGCATGCCGCTCGGCGTGGAAGGCGAGCGCGAGGCGGAGTGGGTGCTGGTCGACCTCGGCGACGTGGTCGTCCACGTCATGCTGCCTCGCGTGCGCGAGTTCTACGCGCTCGAACGCCTGTGGACCGTCGGCGACCAGCCGCCGGAAGAACAGGACGACGCGCTCGCCTCGGGCCGCAGCGCCTGA
- a CDS encoding Maf family protein produces the protein MLHLASRSPRRSELLARLGYAFGVLELDLPEHRQPGEPAEDYVRRVAREKAGAGLMQVMATAGAVVLGADTEVILDDDVFGKPRDARDAAAMLQRLSGRTHQVVSAVSVVSPAREAQAVSRSEVTFATLDPAAIDAYLSTGEWDGKAGAYGIQGHAQAFIEHLSGSYSGVMGLPLFETARLLKEFDILPGTRA, from the coding sequence ATGCTGCATCTTGCCTCGCGTTCTCCTCGCCGCTCCGAATTGCTGGCCCGCCTGGGCTACGCCTTCGGCGTGCTCGAGCTCGACCTGCCGGAACACCGCCAGCCCGGCGAACCCGCCGAAGACTACGTGCGCCGCGTCGCGCGCGAGAAGGCCGGGGCCGGACTGATGCAGGTGATGGCCACCGCCGGCGCGGTGGTCCTGGGCGCCGATACCGAAGTGATCCTCGACGACGACGTCTTCGGCAAGCCGCGCGATGCGCGCGATGCCGCCGCCATGCTGCAGCGCCTCTCGGGCCGCACGCACCAGGTCGTCTCGGCCGTCAGCGTGGTCTCGCCGGCGCGCGAAGCGCAGGCCGTCTCGCGGTCCGAGGTGACCTTCGCCACGCTCGACCCCGCGGCCATCGATGCTTACCTGTCCACCGGCGAATGGGACGGCAAGGCGGGCGCCTACGGCATCCAGGGCCACGCCCAGGCCTTCATCGAACACCTCTCGGGGAGCTACTCCGGCGTGATGGGCTTGCCTTTGTTCGAAACCGCGCGTCTCCTGAAGGAATTCGACATCCTCCCGGGGACACGCGCATGA
- the rlmH gene encoding 23S rRNA (pseudouridine(1915)-N(3))-methyltransferase RlmH produces the protein MKARLIAVGERAPAWVADGFAEYRKRLSHWLPLDLVEIEPGIRGKGRDAVRATFDEGQRVLAAIPKGAWVVALDGRGKAWSSEQLAQRMEHWRGAGKDLCFLIGGPEGHALEVIARADETWSLGALTLPHMLVRLVLAEQLYRANALLANHPYHRG, from the coding sequence CTGAAGGCAAGGTTGATCGCCGTCGGCGAACGCGCACCCGCGTGGGTCGCCGACGGATTCGCCGAATACCGCAAGCGGCTCTCGCACTGGTTGCCGCTGGACCTGGTCGAAATCGAACCCGGCATTCGCGGCAAGGGCCGCGATGCCGTGCGCGCGACGTTCGATGAAGGTCAACGCGTGCTCGCGGCGATCCCGAAAGGCGCGTGGGTCGTCGCGCTCGACGGCCGCGGGAAGGCATGGTCTTCCGAACAACTCGCGCAGCGCATGGAGCATTGGCGCGGCGCGGGCAAGGACCTGTGCTTTTTGATCGGCGGGCCCGAAGGCCACGCGCTCGAGGTGATCGCGCGCGCCGATGAAACCTGGTCGCTCGGCGCGCTGACCTTGCCGCACATGCTGGTGCGGCTGGTGCTGGCGGAGCAGCTGTATCGCGCGAACGCGCTGCTCGCCAACCACCCATATCATCGAGGTTGA
- the lptE gene encoding LPS assembly lipoprotein LptE — translation MPNLPKWFRGAGLATLVLLCSACGFHLRNAIVVPPELTPMRIVAPDPYSPLAESLSESLQRAGVQPATDDMEQATTLQILSERWGDTPISIDELGRAQEFSLRYAVIFALVDAEGTIVVPQQAVELSRDYVAPPADSIGKTSERELLAKELRREMSTAMLRRIGAALLSTQPKADSKAGASADPATVH, via the coding sequence ATGCCCAATCTTCCCAAGTGGTTCCGCGGCGCCGGCCTGGCCACGCTCGTCCTGTTGTGCAGCGCCTGCGGTTTCCACCTGCGCAACGCGATCGTCGTGCCGCCCGAGCTCACCCCGATGCGCATCGTCGCGCCGGATCCGTACAGCCCGCTGGCCGAGTCGCTGTCCGAATCGTTGCAGCGCGCCGGCGTGCAGCCGGCCACGGACGACATGGAGCAGGCCACCACGCTGCAGATCCTGTCCGAGCGCTGGGGCGACACGCCGATCAGCATCGACGAACTGGGCCGCGCGCAGGAATTCAGCCTGCGCTACGCGGTGATCTTCGCCCTCGTCGACGCCGAAGGCACGATCGTCGTGCCGCAGCAGGCCGTGGAGCTGTCGCGCGATTACGTCGCACCGCCGGCCGACTCGATCGGCAAGACCAGCGAGCGCGAACTGCTGGCGAAGGAACTGCGCCGCGAGATGAGCACCGCGATGCTACGCCGCATCGGCGCCGCGCTGCTGTCCACGCAGCCCAAGGCCGACAGCAAGGCCGGCGCCTCGGCCGACCCGGCCACGGTGCACTGA